In one Leptospira yasudae genomic region, the following are encoded:
- a CDS encoding methyl-accepting chemotaxis protein: MRKNLPVTNKELEIPTTAVLISRTDTKGRISYVSQDFADISGFSEKEMLGEPHNLIRHPDVPAEVYREMWETIQSGNPWSGVVKNRAKSGDHYWVDATITPVMSEGIVSGFMSVRKKATRKQIAKAEVLFKELNDTNSVSLKIKTRFHTLSKKLGLAGKIFTYALLVFVPLLFANIEWIHSGMMLLPLIGILCGTLGIVFLIGTILGYRKEIREIIAIQKDIVSGNFLLEIPARKQNSEIAEVYSSLRVLVISVWGLLVQIKENFEKNQELYQYLSQSTEQFQSKTHTQAASVEETASASQELSSTMDEIVKSIHLQSSGLNAINEGIGKVNESIQKVSKSMDDLSFQTSSVKQKASQSEETFGRAILAMDEIKEYSNGISKIISIITSISEKTNLLALNASIESARAGEAGKGFSVVAEEISKLADQTRNSIKDIVSLIGNTTKAVDFGAEKFQESLSIVKELTDYIGEVNSSATIVTASLAAQAEKLNEIRKNTDQVDRLGATVNESSGFQKAASNEISLSMQTISDSSESIARTSEEIKHTVDESVVKATKLQEILKHFRT, encoded by the coding sequence ATGAGAAAAAATCTCCCTGTTACGAATAAAGAATTAGAGATTCCCACAACTGCGGTATTGATTTCGCGTACCGATACGAAAGGAAGAATTTCTTACGTTAGTCAGGATTTTGCGGATATAAGCGGTTTTAGCGAGAAGGAAATGTTAGGCGAACCGCACAACTTGATCCGTCATCCGGATGTTCCTGCGGAAGTCTATCGGGAAATGTGGGAAACGATTCAAAGCGGCAATCCATGGAGCGGCGTAGTGAAGAACCGGGCTAAATCCGGAGATCATTATTGGGTAGACGCGACCATTACTCCGGTAATGAGCGAAGGAATCGTCTCTGGCTTTATGTCCGTTCGAAAAAAAGCGACTCGGAAACAGATCGCTAAGGCGGAAGTTCTCTTTAAAGAACTCAATGATACGAATTCAGTTTCTTTAAAGATCAAAACGAGATTTCATACCTTATCCAAAAAATTGGGATTAGCCGGAAAAATTTTCACCTATGCTCTGCTTGTTTTTGTTCCGCTGTTATTTGCGAATATAGAATGGATTCATAGCGGAATGATGTTGCTTCCTTTGATCGGAATTCTTTGCGGAACGTTGGGAATCGTTTTTCTGATCGGAACGATTTTAGGTTATCGAAAAGAGATTCGGGAAATCATTGCGATTCAAAAAGACATCGTATCGGGGAATTTTCTTTTAGAGATTCCCGCTCGGAAACAAAATTCGGAAATTGCCGAAGTGTATTCTTCGTTGAGAGTTCTTGTAATCAGCGTTTGGGGATTGTTGGTTCAGATCAAAGAAAACTTCGAAAAGAATCAAGAGCTCTATCAATACCTTTCTCAATCCACCGAACAATTCCAATCCAAGACGCATACGCAGGCGGCATCCGTAGAAGAAACTGCATCGGCTTCTCAGGAATTGTCGTCCACAATGGATGAGATCGTTAAATCGATTCATCTCCAGTCATCCGGCTTGAACGCGATCAACGAAGGAATCGGAAAGGTGAACGAATCGATTCAGAAAGTTTCCAAATCGATGGATGATCTTTCCTTTCAAACTTCTTCGGTAAAACAAAAAGCTTCTCAGAGTGAAGAGACGTTCGGAAGAGCGATCTTAGCGATGGATGAAATCAAGGAATACTCGAACGGAATTTCTAAAATCATCAGCATCATCACTTCCATTTCGGAAAAGACGAATCTTCTTGCATTGAACGCTTCTATCGAATCTGCAAGAGCGGGCGAAGCGGGAAAAGGTTTCAGCGTGGTCGCGGAAGAAATTTCAAAACTCGCCGATCAAACACGAAACTCAATTAAAGATATCGTGAGCCTGATCGGAAACACAACCAAAGCCGTTGACTTTGGCGCGGAAAAATTTCAAGAGTCGCTATCGATCGTAAAAGAACTTACGGATTACATCGGTGAAGTGAATTCTTCCGCTACGATCGTTACCGCATCCTTAGCGGCGCAAGCGGAGAAGTTAAACGAAATACGAAAGAACACCGATCAAGTGGATCGACTCGGCGCTACGGTAAACGAATCTTCCGGTTTTCAAAAAGCGGCTTCCAATGAAATTTCTTTATCGATGCAGACGATCTCTGATAGTTCAGAATCGATTGCGAGAACTTCCGAAGAAATTAAACATACCGTAGACGAATCTGTTGTAAAAGCGACAAAGCTGCAGGAGATCTTAAAACATTTCAGAACTTAA
- a CDS encoding M50 family metallopeptidase produces MENRFLRLTIFISIAITLFSFWDHHLVSYLKDFIVFIHEIGHAIAALLTGGSVHAIELHGNESGETIAIPSSGKGAFIFVVSAGYLGSCLIGGFLLNRGFSGKMVRPTLISFGAILLLMTISYSKPGNLAQYTGILWGLGFVLLGLFNLRLNQFVLVFIGTSITLYSLYDLLDFTGNIAYTDAGIMATWITGANPANGVPKSVIVLGYLIALLWSFFSLSIIFVSVKRVFQSQVPNQDFLQEEDSFHFPEDGSMETPFPGEITPEVMEWFFSKGLDLNGKPLQSEFLEKEES; encoded by the coding sequence ATGGAGAATCGATTTCTCAGGCTGACGATTTTTATTTCGATCGCGATTACTCTTTTTTCGTTTTGGGATCATCACCTTGTCAGTTATCTGAAAGACTTTATCGTTTTCATTCATGAGATCGGTCACGCGATCGCGGCGCTTTTAACGGGCGGCTCCGTTCATGCGATCGAATTGCACGGAAACGAATCCGGAGAAACGATCGCGATTCCAAGTTCCGGAAAAGGGGCGTTTATCTTTGTCGTGTCCGCCGGTTATCTCGGTTCTTGTTTGATCGGCGGTTTTTTATTGAACCGCGGATTTTCCGGAAAGATGGTCCGCCCGACTTTGATTTCGTTCGGAGCGATCCTTTTGCTCATGACCATTTCTTATTCAAAGCCGGGTAACTTGGCGCAATATACGGGAATTCTTTGGGGGTTGGGTTTCGTGCTGCTCGGTCTCTTCAATCTAAGATTGAATCAATTCGTTCTTGTGTTTATCGGAACGAGCATCACTCTATATAGCCTATACGATCTTCTGGATTTTACAGGGAATATCGCTTACACGGACGCAGGAATTATGGCGACGTGGATTACGGGCGCAAATCCCGCGAACGGGGTTCCCAAATCGGTAATTGTTCTGGGATATTTGATTGCCCTCCTCTGGTCTTTTTTTAGCTTATCCATCATATTCGTATCGGTTAAAAGAGTTTTCCAATCGCAGGTTCCGAACCAGGATTTTCTGCAGGAAGAGGACTCGTTCCACTTTCCCGAGGACGGAAGTATGGAAACTCCATTCCCGGGAGAAATAACTCCGGAAGTTATGGAATGGTTTTTCAGCAAAGGCTTGGATTTAAACGGAAAACCTTTGCAGTCGGAATTTTTGGAAAAAGAAGAATCATGA
- a CDS encoding UDP-glucuronic acid decarboxylase family protein: MSKKRILITGGAGFIGSHLCARLLNEGNEVICLDNLHTGRKKNIQELFDHPKFEFIRHDITDPIKLEVDQIYNMACPASPVHYQSNAIKTIKTNVLGMMNMLGLAKRVKARILQASTSEVYGNPLEHPQKESYWGNVNPIGIRSCYDEGKRVAETLCFDYQRNHKVDIRVIRIFNTYGPRMLPDDGRVVSNFIVQALKKEDITLYGEGDQTRSFCYVDDLVEGIIRMMNTETFSGPVNLGNDGEFTVRELAEMVLKETGSSSKIIHKPLPQDDPARRKPDLTLAKKHLGFEPKVPLIEGIRKTIDYFKNNLD; encoded by the coding sequence ATGAGTAAAAAAAGAATTTTGATCACAGGCGGAGCCGGATTTATCGGATCGCATCTTTGTGCTAGGCTATTAAACGAAGGAAACGAAGTTATCTGTTTGGATAATCTTCACACGGGAAGAAAGAAGAATATCCAAGAGCTTTTCGATCATCCGAAGTTCGAATTTATCAGACATGACATAACCGATCCGATCAAACTCGAAGTGGATCAGATCTACAATATGGCTTGCCCCGCAAGCCCGGTTCACTATCAATCCAATGCAATCAAGACGATCAAAACAAACGTATTGGGAATGATGAATATGCTCGGTCTTGCCAAACGAGTAAAAGCGAGAATTCTCCAGGCGTCCACAAGCGAAGTTTACGGAAACCCTCTCGAACATCCTCAAAAAGAATCTTATTGGGGAAACGTAAATCCGATCGGAATCAGAAGCTGTTACGACGAAGGGAAACGCGTTGCGGAAACTCTCTGCTTCGATTATCAAAGAAATCATAAAGTGGACATTCGGGTCATTCGCATCTTCAACACTTACGGACCGAGAATGCTTCCCGACGACGGAAGAGTTGTCAGTAACTTCATCGTACAAGCCCTTAAAAAAGAAGACATAACACTTTACGGAGAAGGGGATCAAACTCGTTCCTTTTGTTATGTCGACGACTTGGTCGAAGGAATCATCCGAATGATGAACACCGAAACTTTCTCAGGTCCGGTCAACCTCGGAAACGACGGAGAATTTACGGTTCGCGAATTAGCAGAAATGGTTCTGAAGGAAACGGGCTCTTCGTCCAAGATCATTCATAAACCATTGCCGCAGGACGATCCGGCCCGTAGAAAACCGGACTTAACTCTCGCAAAAAAACATCTCGGATTCGAACCTAAGGTCCCTCTTATTGAAGGAATTCGGAAAACCATCGATTACTTTAAAAATAACTTGGATTAA
- a CDS encoding Re/Si-specific NAD(P)(+) transhydrogenase subunit alpha, with amino-acid sequence MNIGILKEAKEETRVSVTPDIVDALKKIGATVLVEKGAGEQSFYHDEDYKKAGASLVSRQDVLSKSNIIVSIHLADPATLAKIKSGTIYLGMFQPAMNAQTIQKLAAKKVEVLSLDAIARITRAQSMDVLSSQATVAGYKAVLLAASHLARFFPMLTTAAGTITPASVLIIGAGVAGLQAIASSRRLGAVVDVFDTRPEVKEQVHSLGAKFVEVEGASHSAAAGGYAVEQTEEYKKRQQEAIDKYAQKADVIITTALIPGRKAPLLITKKIVDNMKSGSVVVDLASSMGGNCEYTKHGQNVVTPKGVTVIGHKNLAGSIPSDASKMFSKNVLNFLKLLIKDKKINLDLNDEILSSTTITHEGEVRHKLTLDALGSKAGSGAAKPKKSASKK; translated from the coding sequence ATGAATATTGGAATTCTAAAAGAAGCTAAAGAAGAAACAAGAGTATCCGTAACTCCTGATATCGTCGACGCATTGAAAAAGATCGGAGCAACCGTTCTCGTAGAAAAGGGCGCAGGAGAACAATCTTTCTATCATGACGAAGATTATAAGAAAGCCGGAGCGAGTCTTGTATCTCGTCAGGACGTTCTCAGTAAGTCCAATATCATCGTGAGCATTCACCTCGCAGATCCTGCGACTTTAGCAAAGATTAAATCGGGAACAATCTATCTCGGAATGTTCCAACCTGCGATGAACGCACAAACCATCCAAAAACTCGCGGCTAAAAAAGTCGAAGTTCTCAGCTTGGATGCGATCGCGAGAATCACCAGAGCACAGTCTATGGACGTGCTTTCTTCTCAAGCAACCGTTGCGGGTTACAAAGCGGTTCTTCTTGCCGCTTCTCACTTGGCTCGTTTTTTCCCGATGCTTACTACCGCAGCGGGAACTATTACTCCGGCTTCCGTTCTGATTATCGGAGCGGGGGTTGCAGGTTTACAAGCGATCGCTTCCAGCAGAAGATTAGGAGCGGTTGTGGACGTATTCGATACAAGACCGGAAGTAAAGGAACAAGTTCACTCTCTCGGCGCTAAGTTCGTGGAAGTGGAAGGCGCTTCTCACTCTGCGGCTGCCGGCGGATACGCGGTGGAACAAACCGAAGAATATAAAAAGCGTCAGCAAGAAGCCATCGATAAATATGCACAGAAAGCGGATGTAATCATCACTACCGCTTTGATTCCGGGTAGAAAAGCTCCGTTGCTCATTACGAAAAAAATCGTGGATAACATGAAATCCGGTTCCGTAGTCGTGGATCTCGCTTCTTCCATGGGCGGAAACTGCGAATATACGAAACACGGACAGAATGTCGTAACTCCGAAAGGTGTAACCGTGATCGGTCACAAAAACCTTGCGGGTTCCATTCCGAGCGACGCTTCTAAAATGTTCAGCAAGAACGTTTTAAACTTTCTCAAACTTTTGATTAAGGATAAGAAGATCAATCTCGATCTGAACGACGAGATTCTTTCTTCTACGACGATCACTCACGAAGGCGAGGTTCGTCATAAACTTACATTGGATGCATTGGGATCGAAAGCGGGTTCAGGAGCAGCAAAACCGAAGAAGAGCGCTTCCAAGAAATAA